The following are encoded together in the Panicum virgatum strain AP13 chromosome 6K, P.virgatum_v5, whole genome shotgun sequence genome:
- the LOC120713418 gene encoding disease resistance protein RGA5-like, whose product MVGVTASALIGVMNPLLGRLGSMLEREDANIQGVHRQILFLRDELSSMSTALEMVSESEEANSQVKEWMGQLRELSYDVEDCIDIFMHHLGRVATCNGFIQKIISKVITLKAHYHISIQINELKERVIEVNDRRKRYKIDPSTLLPKSITIDPRLPALFEEADRLVGIDGQIDKLVQWLTDSISSHTQRRVVSIVGFGGLGKTTLANQVFQKVRSQFDCTAFVSMTRSPNVNKILSDTLLQFLKSSPIAEDQNQDIARVQENLYPKTCEYPQLVKMNRDYLQNKRYLVIIDDLWSKQAWKEVQCAFPQNNNASKIITTTRIEDVANYCSFPHKEYVYRMMPLDSDDSRSLFLKRIFYHKDDCPPELKEVTDDILRKCHGLPLAIVNIASLLATKPISKSEWERVRNSLGSALEQDHELELVKRILFLSYCDLPHYLKICFLDLSIFPEDHVIGRLCLIRKWIAEGFIAEQQGQNLVDTAENYFSELINRNMIEPVGTDYSGRPRACRVHDIMFDLIISLAAKENFVTIMDDHKLTSSTNKIRRLSLQGNCEAQCLLLGTNSLSQVRSFTVFGNVGKIPSLLNFHILRVLDIQNCPNLEDRDIENIGSLSHLRYISLYNSNIGKIPMQIGRLQHLQTLDLRATRIKELPATIVQLHQLVRLSVPNGVGLPNGIGDMTALEELSMLDASKNSPEVVQELRNLTKLKVLGIKWCGGNAINGEGSFKKSLISSFCNLGERNLHSLRIETTERCSMDFLFDSLCPHPCHMQTSNNRPIFPRLPKWLSYLPVLTNLVIFIEEVGGGDVDVLKDLPALRCLQIFTTEYPQESLMIKPNGFQCLEDFHFRPSMYLKKKKRMMSLIFEAGAMPRLNRLWFRFVAHDTVSTYGTDFDFGISLLSSLKCLWVSINCQDAMLWEVEAAKATITKAAVLLPNRPRHEIHLFGEEGMVEDEKQTEDSGTADQLDGAST is encoded by the exons ATGGTTGGGGTGACAGCAAGTGCTCTGATAGGGGTGATGAACCCCCTCCTCGGCAGGCTCGGCAGcatgttggagagggaggatGCCAACATCCAAGGTGTGCATCGGCAGATCCTCTTTCTGCGGGATGAACTAAGCAGCATGAGCACCGCCCTGGAGATGGTGTCGGAGTCGGAGGAAGCAAACTCGCAAGTAAAGGAGTGGATGGGTCAGTTGAGGGAGCTGTCCTATGATGTTGAGGATTGCATTGACATCTTCATGCACCACCTTGGCCGTGTTGCAACCTGCAATGGGTTCATTCAGAAGATCATAAGCAAGGTCATCACTCTGAAAGCACATTATCATATCAGTATTCAGATTAATGAGCTGAAGGAACGCGTGATAGAGGTTAATGATCGACGCAAAAGGTATAAGATTGATCCATCCACCTTACTTCCAAAGTCCATAACAATAGATCCCAGGTTGCCTGCGCTCTTTGAGGAGGCAGATAGACTTGTGGGTATAGATGGCCAAATTGACAAACTTGTCCAATGGCTCACTGATAGCATTAGTTCGCACACACAGCGTAGGGTTGTTTCAATTGTTGGATTTGGGGGATTAGGCAAGACAACACTTGCTAATCAGGTCTTCCAAAAGGTTCGAAGTCAATTCGACTGCACCGCCTTTGTCTCCATGACCCGAAGCCCTAATGTCAATAAGATTCTCAGTGACACACTACTGCAGTTTCTTAAGAGTAGCCCGATTGCAGAAGATCAAAATCAAGACATTGCGAGGGTGCAGGAAAATCTTTATCCCAAAACATGTGAATATCCACAGCTTGTGAAAATGAATAGGGACTATCTTCAGAATAAAAG GTACCTTGTCATAATTGATGATCTATGGAGCAAACAAGCTTGGAAAGAAGTCCAATGTGCTTTCCCCCAAAACAATAATGCAAGTAAAATAATCACAACTACACGAATTGAAGATGTTGCTAATTATTGCAGCTTTCCACACAAAGAATATGTTTACCGTATGATGCCCCTTGATAGTGACGACTCAAGAAGCTTGTTCTTGAAAAGGATCTTCTACCACAAAGATGATTGCCCTCCTGAATTGAAAGAAGTGACTGATGATATACTAAGGAAATGTCATGGTTTGCCACTAGCTATCGTTAATATTGCTAGCCTATTAGCAACTAAACCAATCTCTAAAAGCGAGTGGGAGAGGGTGCGGAATTCTCTTGGATCTGCACTTGAGCAAGATCATGAGCTGGAACTTGTTAAAAGGATATTGTTTCTTAGCTATTGTGATTTACCCCACTATTTGAAGATATGTTTCTTGGATCTAAGTATATTTCCAGAAGATCATGTGATAGGCCGGTTGTGTTTAATAAGGAAATGGATAGCCGAAGGATTTATTGCAGAACAACAAGGACAAAACTTAGTGGATACTGCAGAAAACTACTTCAGCGAGCTCATCAATAGAAACATGATCGAACCAGTAGGCACTGACTATAGTGGAAGGCCAAGAGCTTGCCGGGTACATGATATAATGTTTGATCTTATTATATCATTAGCAGCTAAAGAAAATTTTGTTACTATAATGGATGATCATAAGTTGACATCTTCGACTAACAAAATTCGGCGTCTCTCACTCCAGGGAAACTGTGAAGCACAATGTCTCTTGTTAGGGACAAACAGCTTGTCTCAAGTTCGGTCATTTACTGTATTTGGTAATGTTGGAAAGATACCATCTCTCTTGAACTTTCATATTTTACGGGTCCTAGATATACAAAATTGTCCTAATTTAGAGGACAGAGACATTGAGAATATTGGAAGTTTGAGCCACTTGAGGTATATAAGTCTCTATAACAGCAATATCGGTAAGATCCCAATGCAAATTGGAAGGTTACAACATTTGCAAACACTCGATCTCAGAGCTACCAGAATAAAAGAACTGCCAGCAACTATTGTTCAACTACACCAATTAGTGCGCCTATCTGTCCCTAATGGTGTAGGATTGCCAAATGGGATTGGTGACATGACAGCTCTAGAGGAACTTTCAATGTTGGATGCCAGCAAAAACTCCCCAGAAGTTGTGCAGGAGTTAAGAAACCTAACCAAGCTGAAGGTTCTTGGTATTAAGTGGTGTGGTGGTAATGCAATTAATGGTGAAGGAAGCTTTAAGAAATCTCTGATCTCATCTTTCTGTAATCTTGGAGAAAGAAATCTCCACTCCCTGCGGATTGAGACAACGGAACGTTGTTCAATggatttcttgtttgattcattgTGCCCTCATCCATGTCATATGCAGACGTCTAACAACAGACCAATTTTCCCTAGGCTCCCAAAGTGGCTATCCTACCTTCCAGTACTCACCAACTTAGTTATTTTTATAGAAGAAGTGGGAGGCGGAGATGTTGATGTGCTCAAAGACTTGCCTGCTCTACGCTGTCTCCAAATTTTCACAACAGAATACCCGCAGGAATCACTCATGATCAAACCCAATGGATTCCAGTGTCTTGAGGATTTCCATTTTCGCCCTTCTATGTActtgaaaaagaagaagagaatgaTGAGCCTGATATTTGAAGCAGGTGCAATGCCAAGGCTCAACCGGCTTTGGTTTAGATTCGTTGCACATGATACAGTATCCACATATGGAACTGACTTTGATTTTGGCATTAGCCTCCTTTCCTCTCTCAAATGTCTCTGGGTCAGCATTAATTGTCAGGATGCAATGctttgggaggtggaggctgcCAAGGCCACCATTACAAAGGCAGCAGTTCTCCTTCCTAACCGTCCAAGGCATGAAATCCATCTATTTGGGGAAGAGGGTATGGTAGAGGACGAGAAGCAGACAGAGGACAGTGGTACTGCGGACCAACTAGATGGTGCCTCCACATGA
- the LOC120712311 gene encoding protein FAR-RED ELONGATED HYPOCOTYL 3-like: MDYAPFTSCRMPSNIYVKRRMKTLIFFQILEHACLSMWTWQNLNINLTSFGKRVGKQTWLDGIYKLKEKWAECYMKDVFTLGMRRTQSNESLTNDLKIHFKSDFVIIEFFIHFERVVQGKRDNELNKEFDSRRNLPKVCMRRPPPILVQTSKLYTPVIFEAFQGEYEKSLAACTKALEGNNEYLVGDFTFKEEYKVIGDPSKQTVVCSCGQFDRTEILYAHALKVLDLMNIKLLPPQYVLKRWTWEAWIGTVQDNQGRNIAENPMDAMLRYKFMSRKFLNLAHRAANFPECTMLVDSALDILGKQIEDKVNGCTSADPCTARADDLFTGELVFW; the protein is encoded by the coding sequence ATGGATTATGCACCTTTCACATCATGCAGAATGCCATCAAACATCTATGTGAAGAGAAGAATGAAGACACTAATATTCTTTCAGATTTTGGAGCATGCATGTTTGAGTATGTGGACATGGCAGAATTTGAACATAAATTTAACATCATTCGGAAAAAGGGTGGGAAAACAAACTTGGTTGGATGGTATATACAAGTTGAAAGAAAAATGGGCTGAATGTTATATGAAGGATGTCTTCACATTAGGAATGAGAAGAACACAGTCGAATGAGAGTCTGACCAATGACCTGAAAATCCATTTCAAATCTGATTTTGTTATCATTGAGTTCTTCATACATTTTGAAAGGGTGGTGCAAGGAAAAAGGGATAATGAACTGAACAAAGAGTTTGATTCAAGGAGAAATTTGCCTAAAGTCTGTATGAGGAGACCACCACCTATTTTGGTGCAGACTAGCAAGCTGTATACACCTGTTATATTTGAAGCTTTTCAAGGTGAATATGAAAAATCTTTGGCAGCTTGCACCAAGGCATTGGAGGGTAATAATGAATATCTAGTGGGGGATTTTACCTTTAAGGAGGAGTATAAAGTTATCGGTGATCCTTCAAAGCAAACAGTTGTATGCAGCTGCGGGCAATTCGATAGAACTGAGATATTATATGCCCATGCTCTTAAAGTTCTTGATTTGATGAATATCAAATTACTACCACCACAATATGTGTTAAAGAGATGGACATGGGAAGCATGGATTGGAACTGTACAAGACAACCAAGGAAGAAATATAGCTGAAAATCCAATGGATGCTATGCTTCGCTACAAATTCATGTCTCGCAAATTTCTCAATTTGGCACATCGAGCAGCCAACTTTCCAGAATGCACCATGTTAGTAGATAGCGCACTTGACATCCTTGGTAAGCAAATTGAAGACAAAGTCAATGGATGTACAAGCGCTGATCCATGTACAGCTCGCGCCGATGATCTTTTTACTGGGGAGCTTGTTTTCTGGTGA